Genomic window (Apodemus sylvaticus chromosome 22, mApoSyl1.1, whole genome shotgun sequence):
AAGTGGACAGGGGAAGTAACCGGAGGTACCAGGAAGCCGACAGAAGGAGCCCATGGAGACTTCCCCAGACTGGTGACTAGTTCAGGAGAAAAGGGAGGCAGGGCATGAGCTTGCCACGTCCCATCTCTGTCCCCACCACGCCACAGCCCTGCCGACCCTCCCAGAACCTCACCAGACATTGTCCACCAGCAACACAGAGCCATCAGGCATGACAGGCAGATAACTGGCGTTGAAGTTGGGGAGGATTCGAATATCCCAGATGGAGATCTCTTCCTGGGAAGAGCTATTGAGCACTGTGCGGGGAACAAGCTCAGCTCAGGGTAGTGGGAATCCTCCTGCCCCAACTCCACCTTTACCCAGCATTCTGGACCCATTCCCTTGCTGCCAGTCAAGCCTTGAGCCAGCAGATGCGCTCACCCTTGAGCATAGTCAAGTGTTTTCCAGCCACAGTGAACTGCCGGCATTTCAGAACTGGAGGAGGCAGCAGTGTCAGTAGGGTGCTCactgcagagacagggagaatgAGGCAGGAAGTCAGACCTCCGCATCCCAAATCTTCCCTTCCGATGTGGCCCCCTCTAATCTACTCTTCTCCAATCTCCAgctttcccccctctcccccaccttgGGCCTTGAAGGCGCTCTGTTCTCCACGGAAAGTCTCCCCAGGAGATCGAGTCTGTAGCAAGCGTAGGTAGCCTTGATCTCTGACTTCTGGTGCCTCGAACTCCCGCTTCCACACGGTCACTACAATCTAGGTACAGGAGCCATCGGACCGTGATCACGAGGAATGGTAGATGGGTCTTAAAATGTCATCTGAATTCTAGGGCGACAGCTTCCGCTCCGTCATGTCATCCTACCTTGGCCTTGGGTGTCCCCGGGGGCAGTCTATCCAGTGAAACGGTGAGTGGGAAGATGACCTCATCTGTGGACACAATCGGTTCTTCCACAGGCAGCTAGGGGTTATGAAAGGGGTGAAGATGTCAGGGAAGTGTCAAAGATGCAGGATCCTTTAACATCCCCTCAAGACAGGGCAAGACTTTTTATGTCCACCCCTCAATATCGTCTGCCTCCTGTCTTGGGTCCCTCTGCAAGGCAGGACAATGCTGTCATTTGCCTCTTACATCGGGTCCCTAAGGAATCCATGCTCCAAACTGCCTCTCTTGCTTCCAGCAAACCTCCCCCCCCCTCAGCCCTTGTCACCCAGAGATCCTCACCGTGGTCGCTCCCCCTGAGGTAGCAGGGCCCTGGCCGTGGGTGAGAAGGGGGCTGCAGCCTCGAAACAACCCCCCGCCCCCCGGGTCCCCTCCCCCCGGGGGGTCAGCATCCTGGTCGCCGGCGCTGCCGCACCCTGGCAGCGCTCCTCCGGCGCTGACCGAGGCCAGGGCGGCCAGGGCGGTCGCCAGCTCCGTCCAGGCCCCTCGGGATGCCAAGCCCCCGCCGCCCCCACCGCCAGGCCCCGCGCCGCCGCGGCAGCGCAGCACCAGCAGGAAGCGGACTGTCTCCCCCAGGTACAGATGGTTGCGCCGGGGCAGCGCCCGGTACCGGCCCGGGTCCCCGGCCAGCTCGGCGCGTGGCGGCAGCGGCACGGCCGGGAAGTACATCGAGTAGTCGCATTGGGACTCCATTGGGTGGGGAGGGCAACGCGACCCGAGACCAGGCCGGCAGGGAGCCACGGGACCGGCGGGAGCTCGGCCGGCGAGTCCCGACACCGGAGGACCGCGGCTCCGCCCCGCAGGCAGCGGGACACACCAGCCTGGCCCGGAAACCACAGAAACGAACCCGGAACCTAGACCCAGCGGTGCCGGAACAGCAGTGCGGAGCTGAATGGCTGGAGAGAAAGCGGAAGCGGAAGGAAGGGGG
Coding sequences:
- the Trappc14 gene encoding trafficking protein particle complex subunit 14, producing the protein MESQCDYSMYFPAVPLPPRAELAGDPGRYRALPRRNHLYLGETVRFLLVLRCRGGAGPGGGGGGGLASRGAWTELATALAALASVSAGGALPGCGSAGDQDADPPGGGDPGGGGLFRGCSPLLTHGQGPATSGGATTLPVEEPIVSTDEVIFPLTVSLDRLPPGTPKAKIVVTVWKREFEAPEVRDQGYLRLLQTRSPGETFRGEQSAFKAQVSTLLTLLPPPVLKCRQFTVAGKHLTMLKVLNSSSQEEISIWDIRILPNFNASYLPVMPDGSVLLVDNVCHQSGEVSMGSFCRLPGTSGYFPCPLSALEEHNFLFQLRGGEHPPPGAKEGLEVPLIAVVQWSTPKLPFTQSIYTHYRLPSVRLDRPCFVMTASCESPVRTCERFTVTYTLLNNLQDFLAVRLVWTPEHAQAGKQLCEEERRAMQAALDSIVCHTPLNNLGFSRKGSALTFSVAFQALRTGLFELSQHMKLKLQFTASVAHPPPEARPLSRKSSPSSPAVRDLVERHQASLGRSQSFSHQQPSRSHLMRSGSVMERRAITPPVASPVGRPLYLPPDKAVLSLDKIAKRECKVLVVEPVK